The nucleotide window CGGACGGGAAGATCAAACCGAGCAGCAGCTTTATGGTTGTCGACTTGCCGCTGCCATTGGGTCCGAGCAGGCCGAAGACCTCGCCCCGCTTCACGGTCAGATCGAGGTCGTGCAGCGCCGTCACCTTCGGCCGACCCCAGAAGTCCGTGTACGTCTTGCGGAGCCCGGTGATCTCGATCGCGGGAGAGACATTCTGCGCAGCAGGCGAAGTGGAAGGTTCGACAGCAGGCTCCTCGGCGACGGTCATGGGCATCATCAGGCTAAGCGGGCACAACCAGTTCGCCAACGCAAACGCCCCGCCGAACGACGGGGCGTGTTGACTGGATCGCGGACACCGGCGGTCAGCGCTGCGTCATCGGACGGCGCATCTTGCTCTTGCGGCGATTGATCTCGCTGGGCTTCTCGTAGTAAGCGTGCTTCTTCATGTCCTTCACAAGGCCTTCCTTTTCACAGGCCTTTTTGAAGCGCTTGAGCAGTTGGTCGGTGGTCTCGCCACCGCGGAGCTTCACCTTGATCATGCCGGAGCCGTTTCCTTTCGAGATCTCGTCATCACGTACCTCGCTGAGTGTGTGCAGGCAAAGGACCGTTCCTCCGCCGGGCCTCCATGGTAGCGGCGGTGGTCAGAACGTCTACGGTCCGCTCGTGTCTGATCGGCCGAGCCACACGACCAGCCTCCGCGTCCGCTACACCGAGGTCGACGCGA belongs to Planctomycetota bacterium and includes:
- a CDS encoding ATP-binding cassette domain-containing protein translates to MTVAEEPAVEPSTSPAAQNVSPAIEITGLRKTYTDFWGRPKVTALHDLDLTVKRGEVFGLLGPNGSGKSTTIKLLLGLIFPS
- the rpsU gene encoding 30S ribosomal protein S21 — translated: MIKVKLRGGETTDQLLKRFKKACEKEGLVKDMKKHAYYEKPSEINRRKSKMRRPMTQR